A window of Solea senegalensis isolate Sse05_10M linkage group LG20, IFAPA_SoseM_1, whole genome shotgun sequence contains these coding sequences:
- the ldlrap1a gene encoding low density lipoprotein receptor adapter protein 1a isoform X2, with amino-acid sequence MDALRSAGRAIIRSPSLAKQSWTSGRHRKLPENWTDTRETIVEGMTFNLRYFGMTLVDQPKGEELSAAAVKRIVATAKASGKKPQKVALKVSPQGIMVYDSLTNKLQENVSIYRISYCTVDKLHDKVFAYIAQNTLNGTLECHAYLCTKRKVAQAVALTVAQAFTVAFELWQVAKEEKGRRVKSGSAGDTSSSSHSERSDSLGSLKGTDVATDNLLDFEDSVNVTVETNGNMEADQLDNRRPPETNDNPGWETEDGLDEAFSSCALDSYGSLPDWQCRVLTPRSWTLG; translated from the exons AGCTTCCAGAGAACTGGACGGACACGCGCGAGACCATCGTAGAGGGCATGACCTTTAACCTCCGTTACTTTGGCATGACACTGGTGGATCAGCCCAAGGGGGAGGAGCTATCGGCTGCCGCTGTGAAAAGGATTGTCGCCACG GCTAAAGCCAGTGGGAAGAAGCCTCAGAAGGTTGCTCTCAAAGTGTCCCCTCAGGGAATAATGGTGTACGACAGCCTGACGAATAAACTCCAGGAAAATGTCTCCATATACAG AATATCCTACTGCACCGTGGACAAACTGCACGACAAAGTGTTTGCTTACATCGCTCAGAACACCCTCAACGGGACCTTGGAGTGCCACGCCTACCTCTGCACCAAGAGGAAAGTG GCTCAGGCAGTGGCTTTGACTGTGGCCCAGGCCTTCACCGTTGCTTTTGAACTCTGGCAAGTGGCCAAAGAAG AGAAAGGGAGAAGAGTGAAGTCCGGTTCAGCCGGAGACACCAGCAGCAGTTCTCACTCGGAGAGATCGGACAGCTTGGGGAGTCTGAAGGGAACGg ATGTTGCCACAGACAACCTCCTGGACTTTGAGGACAGTGTGAATGTGACGGTGGAGACCAACGGGAACATGGAAGCGGATCAGTTGGACAACCGTAGGCCTCCTGAGACCAATGACAACCCAGGCtgg GAAACAGAAGATGGTTTGGATGAAGCTTTCTCCAG CTGTGCTCTGGATAGCTATGGTTCACTTCCAG ACTGGCAGTGTCGCGTACTAACCCCCAGGTCTTGGACGTTGGGCTGA
- the ldlrap1a gene encoding low density lipoprotein receptor adapter protein 1a isoform X1, with protein MDALRSAGRAIIRSPSLAKQSWTSGRHRKLPENWTDTRETIVEGMTFNLRYFGMTLVDQPKGEELSAAAVKRIVATAKASGKKPQKVALKVSPQGIMVYDSLTNKLQENVSIYRISYCTVDKLHDKVFAYIAQNTLNGTLECHAYLCTKRKVAQAVALTVAQAFTVAFELWQVAKEEKGRRVKSGSAGDTSSSSHSERSDSLGSLKGTDVATDNLLDFEDSVNVTVETNGNMEADQLDNRRPPETNDNPGWETEDGLDEAFSRLAVSRTNPQVLDVGLTPHDWLAEPDCDGTDGNTPRCLSPFTDDIFSF; from the exons AGCTTCCAGAGAACTGGACGGACACGCGCGAGACCATCGTAGAGGGCATGACCTTTAACCTCCGTTACTTTGGCATGACACTGGTGGATCAGCCCAAGGGGGAGGAGCTATCGGCTGCCGCTGTGAAAAGGATTGTCGCCACG GCTAAAGCCAGTGGGAAGAAGCCTCAGAAGGTTGCTCTCAAAGTGTCCCCTCAGGGAATAATGGTGTACGACAGCCTGACGAATAAACTCCAGGAAAATGTCTCCATATACAG AATATCCTACTGCACCGTGGACAAACTGCACGACAAAGTGTTTGCTTACATCGCTCAGAACACCCTCAACGGGACCTTGGAGTGCCACGCCTACCTCTGCACCAAGAGGAAAGTG GCTCAGGCAGTGGCTTTGACTGTGGCCCAGGCCTTCACCGTTGCTTTTGAACTCTGGCAAGTGGCCAAAGAAG AGAAAGGGAGAAGAGTGAAGTCCGGTTCAGCCGGAGACACCAGCAGCAGTTCTCACTCGGAGAGATCGGACAGCTTGGGGAGTCTGAAGGGAACGg ATGTTGCCACAGACAACCTCCTGGACTTTGAGGACAGTGTGAATGTGACGGTGGAGACCAACGGGAACATGGAAGCGGATCAGTTGGACAACCGTAGGCCTCCTGAGACCAATGACAACCCAGGCtgg GAAACAGAAGATGGTTTGGATGAAGCTTTCTCCAG ACTGGCAGTGTCGCGTACTAACCCCCAGGTCTTGGACGTTGGGCTGACGCCGCACGACTGGCTCGCCGAACCCGACTGTGACGGCACCGACGGAAACACTCCGCGCTGCCTCAGCCCGTTCACCGATGACATCTTCAGCTTCTGA